GCTGGCCGAGGCGCCGCGGCTGGTGGCGGTGGCCGTGGGCATCGGCGAGCCCGGTAACGCCGGCACCCTGATTCGCATCGCCGACGCCACCGGCGCCGACCTGGTGGTGCTGACCGGCAACAGCGTCGATCCCTATAACGGCAAGTGCCTGCGTTCGTCCGCGGGCAGCATCTTCAACATTCCAGTCGTAGTGGCCTCCGACACCGATGCCGTGCTCACCGCATTGGGACAGGCGGGAGTGCAGGTACTGGCGACGGCCCTGGACGGCGAATTGAGCCTGGACGACGCCGATCCGGTGCTGGCCGCGCCCACCGCTTGGCTGTTCGGTCCGGAAGCCCAGGGATTGCCGGCCGAGGCCGCAGCCGCCGCCGACCACCGGGTGCACATCCCGATGGCAGGCGGCGCTGAAAGCCTCAATGTTGCTGCCGCAGCAGCGATCTGCCTCTACCAGAGCGCGCGAGCCCAGCGCCGCGCTTAGGCGGCCTTGGGCTTACGGCGCGGCGGTCGCGGGGTCAGACCGCTGCCGGCGGCCAGCGAGAAGGTGCTGTGCATCAGCGCCCCGGCGCGCTCGACCAGCTTCATGCCCGCACTGACCGGCGGGACATAGTGCATTCCGCTGTGGCGCCGGTCTTTTGGCGGTCCGCTGAACCACGGGGCTTCGATCGGCGGTGTGTCGCTGGGGATCTTGCCCTGCTCGCGTCGGTATCCGGCCAGCGCGCGCGGGTGCAGCCGAATCTCGTCGGGCACGAAGCTGAATGCCACGTGGCTGACCTTGCCCAGCAGTCGTAGCAGCACCTCGTCGCCCTCTGACCAGCGCAGACCGGCCTTCTCCCGCACCGCCGGCTCGAACAGTCCGGCCGCCACCCAGCGTTGGGCGGCCAGCGCCGGCTTGAACATCTGGTGCCACACCGCGTCGGGCATGGGGACGAACCACGGCTTGGGGATGCGGATGTTCAAGATGTCGATGGCGGCCGGGGTCAGCTCCAGCTCGTCCTCGCACACCCGGTTCCAGTACTCGCAGAACTCTTCCCAGGACTTCGGTACGGGGCGCATGCTCATGCCGTACATCTGGTACCACTGCACGTGCTCGTCGAAGAGCTGGCGCTTCTCGGCCAAAGTGAGCCCACCGTCGAAGTATTCGGCGAGCTTGATGATCAACATGAAGAACGTGGCGTGCGCCCAGTAGAAGGTGTCGGGGTCCAGCGCGTGATAGCGCCGGCCCTTCTCGTCGACCCCCTTGATGTCGCGGTGGTAGTCGCGGATCGAGGCGCCGGTGTGCTGGGCCCGCATGCCGTCGTAGACCACGCCCATGATCGGGTACACCGACCGTGTCACGCGCTGCATCGGCTCGCTCAAGATGCTGGAGTGCTCGGTCACGCCGGCGCCCAGGCCGGGGTACATGTTCTCGATGGCGCCGATCCAAACGCCCATGATGCCGGTGCGCAGGTCACCGAAGTACTTCCAGGTCAACGAATCGGAGTTCAACGGCTCCACCGCCGGAGCGGGTTTCGGAGCACTTTTGGCAATGCTCGGGGCACTTTCGTCGGCGGGCGCCGGCGCCCGCTCAACGGACGCGGTCGGCGTAACGGTCATCACGTCTCCTGTCTGGGAACCTGAAACTACGATAATTGTGACAACGATCGTTGTCTACATTCGTTGTGGCGCGTCGCCCCGAAATTGCCAATCGTGTCGTGTGCCACTGTCGGGGTCGTTGCCGGTCTCGGCGAGCGCCACCTACCCTGAATCTCATGGACCTCGAGCCGGCCCCTCGGCAGGCTGATGGGCTCGGGGAGGCGGTGGAGATGTCCGACCAGCCCAGCCCCAATCGCCGCCCGTCGTTCTCCCTGGATGAGGCCGCGGCCTGGCTGAATCGGACCACCAACGACGTGCGGATCGTGGACCTGGTTCGGCGGGTGCGGCGCGTGTTGCCCGGGGATCCGGAATTCGGTGATCCGCTGTCCACCGCCGGAGATGGGGGACCGCAGGCCGCCGCGCGGGCGGCCGACCGCCTGATGGGGGATCGCTCGGCGGCCTCCCGCGAAGTCAGCCTGGGCGCGCTGCAGGTCTGGCAGGCCCTGACCCAACGGATGTCG
The window above is part of the Mycolicibacter sp. MU0102 genome. Proteins encoded here:
- a CDS encoding TrmH family RNA methyltransferase; translation: MLTERSARVVAAVKLHRHVARKREQRFLAEGPNLIEAAISRGLVLEVFATESAAQRHHELLACAQVPVQLVTDRAAKALSDTVTPSGLVAVCAHAEAELHTLLAEAPRLVAVAVGIGEPGNAGTLIRIADATGADLVVLTGNSVDPYNGKCLRSSAGSIFNIPVVVASDTDAVLTALGQAGVQVLATALDGELSLDDADPVLAAPTAWLFGPEAQGLPAEAAAAADHRVHIPMAGGAESLNVAAAAAICLYQSARAQRRA
- a CDS encoding oxygenase MpaB family protein translates to MTVTPTASVERAPAPADESAPSIAKSAPKPAPAVEPLNSDSLTWKYFGDLRTGIMGVWIGAIENMYPGLGAGVTEHSSILSEPMQRVTRSVYPIMGVVYDGMRAQHTGASIRDYHRDIKGVDEKGRRYHALDPDTFYWAHATFFMLIIKLAEYFDGGLTLAEKRQLFDEHVQWYQMYGMSMRPVPKSWEEFCEYWNRVCEDELELTPAAIDILNIRIPKPWFVPMPDAVWHQMFKPALAAQRWVAAGLFEPAVREKAGLRWSEGDEVLLRLLGKVSHVAFSFVPDEIRLHPRALAGYRREQGKIPSDTPPIEAPWFSGPPKDRRHSGMHYVPPVSAGMKLVERAGALMHSTFSLAAGSGLTPRPPRRKPKAA